A region from the Branchiostoma lanceolatum isolate klBraLanc5 chromosome 2, klBraLanc5.hap2, whole genome shotgun sequence genome encodes:
- the LOC136427772 gene encoding transcriptional repressor p66-alpha-like isoform X3: MDSSPKPTESEAANAEVPDKSELQEEPEKASEQPSPSKRPFEKDDSDQEETADAQAAKKPKLDTDAETEVDAAEAETEVDAEATTSPEQCAEADAKPGAEPAAELKESTDIETDSKTVEERTTESDSKARPSENNTEDDASQDSMQSMSSKSSKQNPDSTTNDQEAEVLDFSRSGRDADDSESDSERRTTNDIKKEPVDHMDTSEAVNGDANRTEPSSRASSPDCIVLSDDSDSKSPVTNGHDEDAASKSANKAEKQNGRMSPEDHDKVIKKLKEELKSEEAKLILLKKIRQSQVQVQRENTAPGGKVAIPRQPTGSGPPPLVRGGQQPNQRGQVGMPQLMRGPMVQQARQQGPPPLIMAPRVTTPSGMNANNMVGMRGTNINIIPLQMIRPVNQNSVAVTTSNLSGSYQPIQVHQVASQHPGTPPSQQQQNDPQTAASRQAAAKLALRKQLEKTLLQIPPPKPPPPELTFLPSAANNEFICLIGLEAVVNNILDMQDPSRNAVRAQPEPLFCKQCKTDFSAMWKQEKPGSPTVICEQCVTTNQKKALKAEHTNRLKTAFVKVSSVMDLQTSADHYLALQQEQEIEQRMNQTLPTSSSTPSSSSPANLTSTHQHQLQQLRTHQQLLQAHSRQYHQSRSGNSHVFSQHFGQASNMQPGMFPYQVVQNKPSSAADRHREYLLDMIPSRSLPQTTISWKQ; encoded by the exons ATGGATTCTTCTCCAAAGCCAACAGAAAG CGAGGCAGCCAATGCAGAGGTTCCAGACAAGTCTGAACTGCAGGAGGAGCCAGAAAAGGCATCAGAACAGCCATCACCATCCAAGAG ACCTTTTGAAAAGGATGACTCGGACCAAGAAGAGACAGCAGATGCTCAGGCTGCAAAGAAGCCAAAATTGGACACAGATGCAGAAACAGAGGTGGATGCCGCAGAGGCAGAAACAGAGGTTGATGCAGAGGCTACCACATCGCCAGAACAGTGTGCCGAGGCTGACGCTAAACCCGGTGCTGAACCAGCCGCTGAACTAAAGGAGAGCACAGACATCGAAACAGACAGCAAGACAGTTGAGGAACGCACCACTGAATCTGACAGCAAGGCTAGACCGTCTGAGAATAACACAGAAGATGATGCCAGTCAGGACAGTATGCAGTCCATGTCCAGTAAAAGTTCCAAACAGAACCCAGACTCCACCACCAACGATCAGGAGGCGGAGGTGTTGGACTTTTCCAGGTCAGGCCGAGACGCTGATGATAGTGAAAGTGACAGTGAGAGGAGAACAACAAATGATATTAAGAAGGAACCTGTGGACCACATGGATACATCGGAGGCTGTAAATGG TGATGCCAACAGAACAGAGCCCAGCAGCCGAGCATCTTCTCCTGACTGCATCGTCCTGTCGGATGACTCGGATTCCAAGAGCCCGGTCACCAACGGACACGACGAGGACGCAGCCAGCAAGTCTGCCAACAAGGCGGAGAAGCAGAATGGCCGCATGTCGCCCGAGGATCATGACAAGGTCATTAAGAAACTGAAAGAGGAGCTGAAAAGTGAAGAAGCCAAGCTCATTCTCCTGAAGAAGATTCGACAGAGCCAGGTCCAGGTACAAAGAGAAAACACGGCCCCGGGTGGTAAAGTGGCAATCCCCCGGCAGCCCACGGGAAGCGGCCCGCCTCCGCTGGTCCGTGGGGGCCAGCAGCCCAACCAGAGGGGCCAGGTCGGCATGCCGCAGCTCATGAGAGGTCCCATGGTGCAACAGGCTCGACAGCAAGGTCCGCCGCCACTCATCATGGCGCCGCGGGTCACCACGCCCAGCGGGATGAACGCCAACAACATGGTGGGGATGCGCGGCACCAACATCAACATCATTCCCCTGCAGATGATCCGCCCTGTCAATCAGAATTCTGTTGCCGTGACAACGTCCAACCTCTCCGGGTCGTACCAGCCCATCCAGGTGCACCAGGTGGCGTCGCAGCACCCGGGGACCCCGCCCAGCCAACAGCAGCAGAACGACCCCCAGACCGCGGCCAGCAGACAGGCGGCCGCCAAGCTCGCTCTCCGCAAGCAGCTGGAGAAGACGCTGCTGCAGATCCCGCCCCCCAAACCTCCGCCCCCAGAGCTCACATTCCTGCCCAGTGCTGCTAACAATGAGTTTATATGCCTGATCGGGCTGGAGGCGGTGGTGAACAATATACTGGACATGCAGGACCCGAGTAGGAACGCAGTACGGGCCCAGCCCGAGCCTCTCTTCTGCAAGCAGTGTAAAACAGACTTCTCCGCCATGTGGAAACAAGAGAAGCCAGGAAGCCCGACAGTCATCTGTGAGCAGTGTGTAACAACCAACCAAAAGAAGGCACTAAAGGCAGAACATACCAACAGACTGAAGACAGCATTTGTCAAG GTTAGTTCAGTGATGGATCTCCAAACCAGTGCTGATCACTACCTG GCCCTGCAACAGGAGCAGGAGATCGAGCAGCGCATGAACCAGACTCTTCCCACCTCCTCCTCCACTCCCTCATCCTCCTCCCCTGCCAACCTGACCAGCACCCACCAGCACCAGCTGCAGCAGCTGCGCACCCACCAGCAG CTTCTCCAAGCCCACAGTCGCCAGTACCACCAGTCTCGCAGCGGCAACTCGCACGTCTTCAGCCAACACTTCGGCCAGGCCTCCAACATGCAGCCGGGCATGTTCCCCTACCAGGTGGTGCAGAACAAGCCGTCCTCCGCCGCCGACCGCCACCGGGAGTACCTTCTAGACATGATCCCATCCAGGTCTCTTCCACAGACAACAATATCATGGAAGCAATAG
- the LOC136427772 gene encoding transcriptional repressor p66-alpha-like isoform X1, giving the protein MDSSPKPTESEAANAEVPDKSELQEEPEKASEQPSPSKRPFEKDDSDQEETADAQAAKKPKLDTDAETEVDAAEAETEVDAEATTSPEQCAEADAKPGAEPAAELKESTDIETDSKTVEERTTESDSKARPSENNTEDDASQDSMQSMSSKSSKQNPDSTTNDQEAEVLDFSRSGRDADDSESDSERRTTNDIKKEPVDHMDTSEAVNGDANRTEPSSRASSPDCIVLSDDSDSKSPVTNGHDEDAASKSANKAEKQNGRMSPEDHDKVIKKLKEELKSEEAKLILLKKIRQSQVQVQRENTAPGGKVAIPRQPTGSGPPPLVRGGQQPNQRGQVGMPQLMRGPMVQQARQQGPPPLIMAPRVTTPSGMNANNMVGMRGTNINIIPLQMIRPVNQNSVAVTTSNLSGSYQPIQVHQVASQHPGTPPSQQQQNDPQTAASRQAAAKLALRKQLEKTLLQIPPPKPPPPELTFLPSAANNEFICLIGLEAVVNNILDMQDPSRNAVRAQPEPLFCKQCKTDFSAMWKQEKPGSPTVICEQCVTTNQKKALKAEHTNRLKTAFVKVSSVMDLQTSADHYLALQQEQEIEQRMNQTLPTSSSTPSSSSPANLTSTHQHQLQQLRTHQQVRSRGRGRGRGRGRAGLLQAHSRQYHQSRSGNSHVFSQHFGQASNMQPGMFPYQVVQNKPSSAADRHREYLLDMIPSRSLPQTTISWKQ; this is encoded by the exons ATGGATTCTTCTCCAAAGCCAACAGAAAG CGAGGCAGCCAATGCAGAGGTTCCAGACAAGTCTGAACTGCAGGAGGAGCCAGAAAAGGCATCAGAACAGCCATCACCATCCAAGAG ACCTTTTGAAAAGGATGACTCGGACCAAGAAGAGACAGCAGATGCTCAGGCTGCAAAGAAGCCAAAATTGGACACAGATGCAGAAACAGAGGTGGATGCCGCAGAGGCAGAAACAGAGGTTGATGCAGAGGCTACCACATCGCCAGAACAGTGTGCCGAGGCTGACGCTAAACCCGGTGCTGAACCAGCCGCTGAACTAAAGGAGAGCACAGACATCGAAACAGACAGCAAGACAGTTGAGGAACGCACCACTGAATCTGACAGCAAGGCTAGACCGTCTGAGAATAACACAGAAGATGATGCCAGTCAGGACAGTATGCAGTCCATGTCCAGTAAAAGTTCCAAACAGAACCCAGACTCCACCACCAACGATCAGGAGGCGGAGGTGTTGGACTTTTCCAGGTCAGGCCGAGACGCTGATGATAGTGAAAGTGACAGTGAGAGGAGAACAACAAATGATATTAAGAAGGAACCTGTGGACCACATGGATACATCGGAGGCTGTAAATGG TGATGCCAACAGAACAGAGCCCAGCAGCCGAGCATCTTCTCCTGACTGCATCGTCCTGTCGGATGACTCGGATTCCAAGAGCCCGGTCACCAACGGACACGACGAGGACGCAGCCAGCAAGTCTGCCAACAAGGCGGAGAAGCAGAATGGCCGCATGTCGCCCGAGGATCATGACAAGGTCATTAAGAAACTGAAAGAGGAGCTGAAAAGTGAAGAAGCCAAGCTCATTCTCCTGAAGAAGATTCGACAGAGCCAGGTCCAGGTACAAAGAGAAAACACGGCCCCGGGTGGTAAAGTGGCAATCCCCCGGCAGCCCACGGGAAGCGGCCCGCCTCCGCTGGTCCGTGGGGGCCAGCAGCCCAACCAGAGGGGCCAGGTCGGCATGCCGCAGCTCATGAGAGGTCCCATGGTGCAACAGGCTCGACAGCAAGGTCCGCCGCCACTCATCATGGCGCCGCGGGTCACCACGCCCAGCGGGATGAACGCCAACAACATGGTGGGGATGCGCGGCACCAACATCAACATCATTCCCCTGCAGATGATCCGCCCTGTCAATCAGAATTCTGTTGCCGTGACAACGTCCAACCTCTCCGGGTCGTACCAGCCCATCCAGGTGCACCAGGTGGCGTCGCAGCACCCGGGGACCCCGCCCAGCCAACAGCAGCAGAACGACCCCCAGACCGCGGCCAGCAGACAGGCGGCCGCCAAGCTCGCTCTCCGCAAGCAGCTGGAGAAGACGCTGCTGCAGATCCCGCCCCCCAAACCTCCGCCCCCAGAGCTCACATTCCTGCCCAGTGCTGCTAACAATGAGTTTATATGCCTGATCGGGCTGGAGGCGGTGGTGAACAATATACTGGACATGCAGGACCCGAGTAGGAACGCAGTACGGGCCCAGCCCGAGCCTCTCTTCTGCAAGCAGTGTAAAACAGACTTCTCCGCCATGTGGAAACAAGAGAAGCCAGGAAGCCCGACAGTCATCTGTGAGCAGTGTGTAACAACCAACCAAAAGAAGGCACTAAAGGCAGAACATACCAACAGACTGAAGACAGCATTTGTCAAG GTTAGTTCAGTGATGGATCTCCAAACCAGTGCTGATCACTACCTG GCCCTGCAACAGGAGCAGGAGATCGAGCAGCGCATGAACCAGACTCTTCCCACCTCCTCCTCCACTCCCTCATCCTCCTCCCCTGCCAACCTGACCAGCACCCACCAGCACCAGCTGCAGCAGCTGCGCACCCACCAGCAGGTGAGGAGTCGGGGGCGGGGCAGGGGACGGGGCAGGGGCAGGGCTGGG CTTCTCCAAGCCCACAGTCGCCAGTACCACCAGTCTCGCAGCGGCAACTCGCACGTCTTCAGCCAACACTTCGGCCAGGCCTCCAACATGCAGCCGGGCATGTTCCCCTACCAGGTGGTGCAGAACAAGCCGTCCTCCGCCGCCGACCGCCACCGGGAGTACCTTCTAGACATGATCCCATCCAGGTCTCTTCCACAGACAACAATATCATGGAAGCAATAG
- the LOC136427772 gene encoding transcriptional repressor p66-alpha-like isoform X4: MDSSPKPTESEAANAEVPDKSELQEEPEKASEQPSPSKRPFEKDDSDQEETADAQAAKKPKLDTDAETEVDAAEAETEVDAEATTSPEQCAEADAKPGAEPAAELKESTDIETDSKTVEERTTESDSKARPSENNTEDDASQDSMQSMSSKSSKQNPDSTTNDQEAEVLDFSRSGRDADDSESDSERRTTNDIKKEPVDHMDTSEAVNGDANRTEPSSRASSPDCIVLSDDSDSKSPVTNGHDEDAASKSANKAEKQNGRMSPEDHDKVIKKLKEELKSEEAKLILLKKIRQSQVQVQRENTAPGGKVAIPRQPTGSGPPPLVRGGQQPNQRGQVGMPQLMRGPMVQQARQQGPPPLIMAPRVTTPSGMNANNMVGMRGTNINIIPLQMIRPVNQNSVAVTTSNLSGSYQPIQVHQVASQHPGTPPSQQQQNDPQTAASRQAAAKLALRKQLEKTLLQIPPPKPPPPELTFLPSAANNEFICLIGLEAVVNNILDMQDPSRNAVRAQPEPLFCKQCKTDFSAMWKQEKPGSPTVICEQCVTTNQKKALKAEHTNRLKTAFVKALQQEQEIEQRMNQTLPTSSSTPSSSSPANLTSTHQHQLQQLRTHQQLLQAHSRQYHQSRSGNSHVFSQHFGQASNMQPGMFPYQVVQNKPSSAADRHREYLLDMIPSRSLPQTTISWKQ, encoded by the exons ATGGATTCTTCTCCAAAGCCAACAGAAAG CGAGGCAGCCAATGCAGAGGTTCCAGACAAGTCTGAACTGCAGGAGGAGCCAGAAAAGGCATCAGAACAGCCATCACCATCCAAGAG ACCTTTTGAAAAGGATGACTCGGACCAAGAAGAGACAGCAGATGCTCAGGCTGCAAAGAAGCCAAAATTGGACACAGATGCAGAAACAGAGGTGGATGCCGCAGAGGCAGAAACAGAGGTTGATGCAGAGGCTACCACATCGCCAGAACAGTGTGCCGAGGCTGACGCTAAACCCGGTGCTGAACCAGCCGCTGAACTAAAGGAGAGCACAGACATCGAAACAGACAGCAAGACAGTTGAGGAACGCACCACTGAATCTGACAGCAAGGCTAGACCGTCTGAGAATAACACAGAAGATGATGCCAGTCAGGACAGTATGCAGTCCATGTCCAGTAAAAGTTCCAAACAGAACCCAGACTCCACCACCAACGATCAGGAGGCGGAGGTGTTGGACTTTTCCAGGTCAGGCCGAGACGCTGATGATAGTGAAAGTGACAGTGAGAGGAGAACAACAAATGATATTAAGAAGGAACCTGTGGACCACATGGATACATCGGAGGCTGTAAATGG TGATGCCAACAGAACAGAGCCCAGCAGCCGAGCATCTTCTCCTGACTGCATCGTCCTGTCGGATGACTCGGATTCCAAGAGCCCGGTCACCAACGGACACGACGAGGACGCAGCCAGCAAGTCTGCCAACAAGGCGGAGAAGCAGAATGGCCGCATGTCGCCCGAGGATCATGACAAGGTCATTAAGAAACTGAAAGAGGAGCTGAAAAGTGAAGAAGCCAAGCTCATTCTCCTGAAGAAGATTCGACAGAGCCAGGTCCAGGTACAAAGAGAAAACACGGCCCCGGGTGGTAAAGTGGCAATCCCCCGGCAGCCCACGGGAAGCGGCCCGCCTCCGCTGGTCCGTGGGGGCCAGCAGCCCAACCAGAGGGGCCAGGTCGGCATGCCGCAGCTCATGAGAGGTCCCATGGTGCAACAGGCTCGACAGCAAGGTCCGCCGCCACTCATCATGGCGCCGCGGGTCACCACGCCCAGCGGGATGAACGCCAACAACATGGTGGGGATGCGCGGCACCAACATCAACATCATTCCCCTGCAGATGATCCGCCCTGTCAATCAGAATTCTGTTGCCGTGACAACGTCCAACCTCTCCGGGTCGTACCAGCCCATCCAGGTGCACCAGGTGGCGTCGCAGCACCCGGGGACCCCGCCCAGCCAACAGCAGCAGAACGACCCCCAGACCGCGGCCAGCAGACAGGCGGCCGCCAAGCTCGCTCTCCGCAAGCAGCTGGAGAAGACGCTGCTGCAGATCCCGCCCCCCAAACCTCCGCCCCCAGAGCTCACATTCCTGCCCAGTGCTGCTAACAATGAGTTTATATGCCTGATCGGGCTGGAGGCGGTGGTGAACAATATACTGGACATGCAGGACCCGAGTAGGAACGCAGTACGGGCCCAGCCCGAGCCTCTCTTCTGCAAGCAGTGTAAAACAGACTTCTCCGCCATGTGGAAACAAGAGAAGCCAGGAAGCCCGACAGTCATCTGTGAGCAGTGTGTAACAACCAACCAAAAGAAGGCACTAAAGGCAGAACATACCAACAGACTGAAGACAGCATTTGTCAAG GCCCTGCAACAGGAGCAGGAGATCGAGCAGCGCATGAACCAGACTCTTCCCACCTCCTCCTCCACTCCCTCATCCTCCTCCCCTGCCAACCTGACCAGCACCCACCAGCACCAGCTGCAGCAGCTGCGCACCCACCAGCAG CTTCTCCAAGCCCACAGTCGCCAGTACCACCAGTCTCGCAGCGGCAACTCGCACGTCTTCAGCCAACACTTCGGCCAGGCCTCCAACATGCAGCCGGGCATGTTCCCCTACCAGGTGGTGCAGAACAAGCCGTCCTCCGCCGCCGACCGCCACCGGGAGTACCTTCTAGACATGATCCCATCCAGGTCTCTTCCACAGACAACAATATCATGGAAGCAATAG
- the LOC136427772 gene encoding transcriptional repressor p66-alpha-like isoform X2: MDSSPKPTESEAANAEVPDKSELQEEPEKASEQPSPSKRPFEKDDSDQEETADAQAAKKPKLDTDAETEVDAAEAETEVDAEATTSPEQCAEADAKPGAEPAAELKESTDIETDSKTVEERTTESDSKARPSENNTEDDASQDSMQSMSSKSSKQNPDSTTNDQEAEVLDFSRSGRDADDSESDSERRTTNDIKKEPVDHMDTSEAVNGDANRTEPSSRASSPDCIVLSDDSDSKSPVTNGHDEDAASKSANKAEKQNGRMSPEDHDKVIKKLKEELKSEEAKLILLKKIRQSQVQVQRENTAPGGKVAIPRQPTGSGPPPLVRGGQQPNQRGQVGMPQLMRGPMVQQARQQGPPPLIMAPRVTTPSGMNANNMVGMRGTNINIIPLQMIRPVNQNSVAVTTSNLSGSYQPIQVHQVASQHPGTPPSQQQQNDPQTAASRQAAAKLALRKQLEKTLLQIPPPKPPPPELTFLPSAANNEFICLIGLEAVVNNILDMQDPSRNAVRAQPEPLFCKQCKTDFSAMWKQEKPGSPTVICEQCVTTNQKKALKAEHTNRLKTAFVKALQQEQEIEQRMNQTLPTSSSTPSSSSPANLTSTHQHQLQQLRTHQQVRSRGRGRGRGRGRAGLLQAHSRQYHQSRSGNSHVFSQHFGQASNMQPGMFPYQVVQNKPSSAADRHREYLLDMIPSRSLPQTTISWKQ; the protein is encoded by the exons ATGGATTCTTCTCCAAAGCCAACAGAAAG CGAGGCAGCCAATGCAGAGGTTCCAGACAAGTCTGAACTGCAGGAGGAGCCAGAAAAGGCATCAGAACAGCCATCACCATCCAAGAG ACCTTTTGAAAAGGATGACTCGGACCAAGAAGAGACAGCAGATGCTCAGGCTGCAAAGAAGCCAAAATTGGACACAGATGCAGAAACAGAGGTGGATGCCGCAGAGGCAGAAACAGAGGTTGATGCAGAGGCTACCACATCGCCAGAACAGTGTGCCGAGGCTGACGCTAAACCCGGTGCTGAACCAGCCGCTGAACTAAAGGAGAGCACAGACATCGAAACAGACAGCAAGACAGTTGAGGAACGCACCACTGAATCTGACAGCAAGGCTAGACCGTCTGAGAATAACACAGAAGATGATGCCAGTCAGGACAGTATGCAGTCCATGTCCAGTAAAAGTTCCAAACAGAACCCAGACTCCACCACCAACGATCAGGAGGCGGAGGTGTTGGACTTTTCCAGGTCAGGCCGAGACGCTGATGATAGTGAAAGTGACAGTGAGAGGAGAACAACAAATGATATTAAGAAGGAACCTGTGGACCACATGGATACATCGGAGGCTGTAAATGG TGATGCCAACAGAACAGAGCCCAGCAGCCGAGCATCTTCTCCTGACTGCATCGTCCTGTCGGATGACTCGGATTCCAAGAGCCCGGTCACCAACGGACACGACGAGGACGCAGCCAGCAAGTCTGCCAACAAGGCGGAGAAGCAGAATGGCCGCATGTCGCCCGAGGATCATGACAAGGTCATTAAGAAACTGAAAGAGGAGCTGAAAAGTGAAGAAGCCAAGCTCATTCTCCTGAAGAAGATTCGACAGAGCCAGGTCCAGGTACAAAGAGAAAACACGGCCCCGGGTGGTAAAGTGGCAATCCCCCGGCAGCCCACGGGAAGCGGCCCGCCTCCGCTGGTCCGTGGGGGCCAGCAGCCCAACCAGAGGGGCCAGGTCGGCATGCCGCAGCTCATGAGAGGTCCCATGGTGCAACAGGCTCGACAGCAAGGTCCGCCGCCACTCATCATGGCGCCGCGGGTCACCACGCCCAGCGGGATGAACGCCAACAACATGGTGGGGATGCGCGGCACCAACATCAACATCATTCCCCTGCAGATGATCCGCCCTGTCAATCAGAATTCTGTTGCCGTGACAACGTCCAACCTCTCCGGGTCGTACCAGCCCATCCAGGTGCACCAGGTGGCGTCGCAGCACCCGGGGACCCCGCCCAGCCAACAGCAGCAGAACGACCCCCAGACCGCGGCCAGCAGACAGGCGGCCGCCAAGCTCGCTCTCCGCAAGCAGCTGGAGAAGACGCTGCTGCAGATCCCGCCCCCCAAACCTCCGCCCCCAGAGCTCACATTCCTGCCCAGTGCTGCTAACAATGAGTTTATATGCCTGATCGGGCTGGAGGCGGTGGTGAACAATATACTGGACATGCAGGACCCGAGTAGGAACGCAGTACGGGCCCAGCCCGAGCCTCTCTTCTGCAAGCAGTGTAAAACAGACTTCTCCGCCATGTGGAAACAAGAGAAGCCAGGAAGCCCGACAGTCATCTGTGAGCAGTGTGTAACAACCAACCAAAAGAAGGCACTAAAGGCAGAACATACCAACAGACTGAAGACAGCATTTGTCAAG GCCCTGCAACAGGAGCAGGAGATCGAGCAGCGCATGAACCAGACTCTTCCCACCTCCTCCTCCACTCCCTCATCCTCCTCCCCTGCCAACCTGACCAGCACCCACCAGCACCAGCTGCAGCAGCTGCGCACCCACCAGCAGGTGAGGAGTCGGGGGCGGGGCAGGGGACGGGGCAGGGGCAGGGCTGGG CTTCTCCAAGCCCACAGTCGCCAGTACCACCAGTCTCGCAGCGGCAACTCGCACGTCTTCAGCCAACACTTCGGCCAGGCCTCCAACATGCAGCCGGGCATGTTCCCCTACCAGGTGGTGCAGAACAAGCCGTCCTCCGCCGCCGACCGCCACCGGGAGTACCTTCTAGACATGATCCCATCCAGGTCTCTTCCACAGACAACAATATCATGGAAGCAATAG